Proteins encoded within one genomic window of Mycolicibacterium aubagnense:
- a CDS encoding DNA polymerase Y family protein, which translates to MSRVLAIWCMDWPAVAAAVAAGLPVTEPVAVTLANRVAACSASARASGVRRGLRRREAQARCPQLHVATADPARDARHFEGVTAAVDEVVPRAEVLRPGLLVLTVRGVARYFGSEQTAAERLVDAVGAAGVECQVGIADQLPTAVFAARAGRILAPGEDAQFLAGLSIRQLATEPSLSGDGREELSDLLWRMGIRTIGQFAALSRTDVASRFGTDAVVAHRFARGEPARRPAGPETPSDLDAVMDCDPPIDRVDAAAFAGRSLAGRLHRSLESAGVGCTRLAIDAVTANGEELQRVWRCAEPLTEDATADRVRWQLDGWLTRRGLGRAGPTAPITVLRLHPVEVVSAAALQLPLWGSSGDDDRMRARRALVRVQGLLGPEAVQVPVLSGGRGPAERITLTPLGDEVVPLNDPTQPWPGRLPEPAPVVLLDDPVELVDARGDSVRVTDRGMFSTDPVGLTGSGYRGVLRWWAGPWSVDERWWDPERGKGRTARAQVLLGGDEESRALLLCYRQRRWYVEGVYE; encoded by the coding sequence ATGTCCCGGGTGCTGGCCATCTGGTGTATGGACTGGCCCGCGGTGGCGGCGGCAGTAGCCGCCGGACTGCCGGTGACCGAACCGGTGGCGGTCACTCTGGCGAACCGGGTGGCGGCCTGTTCGGCGTCGGCACGGGCGTCAGGGGTGCGAAGGGGATTGCGGCGCAGGGAGGCTCAGGCCCGCTGCCCGCAATTGCACGTCGCCACAGCCGATCCGGCGCGGGACGCCCGTCATTTCGAGGGGGTGACGGCTGCGGTCGATGAGGTGGTGCCGCGCGCGGAGGTACTGCGGCCGGGGCTGCTGGTGTTGACGGTGCGTGGGGTGGCCCGGTATTTCGGGTCTGAGCAGACCGCGGCCGAGCGGTTGGTCGACGCGGTGGGTGCGGCCGGGGTCGAATGTCAGGTGGGTATCGCCGACCAGTTGCCCACCGCGGTGTTCGCCGCCCGGGCGGGACGGATCCTCGCGCCGGGGGAGGATGCGCAATTTCTCGCCGGGCTGTCCATCCGGCAGTTGGCCACCGAGCCGAGCCTGTCCGGTGACGGCCGGGAAGAGCTGTCGGACTTGTTGTGGCGCATGGGTATTCGAACCATCGGGCAGTTCGCCGCGCTGTCCCGGACCGACGTGGCGTCCCGGTTCGGTACCGACGCGGTGGTCGCACACCGGTTCGCCCGGGGCGAGCCGGCCCGTCGACCGGCAGGCCCGGAGACGCCGTCGGATCTCGATGCGGTGATGGACTGCGACCCGCCCATCGACCGGGTGGACGCGGCGGCGTTCGCCGGACGCTCGTTGGCGGGCCGGTTGCACCGCAGCCTGGAGTCCGCCGGGGTGGGTTGCACCCGGTTGGCCATCGATGCGGTGACCGCCAATGGCGAAGAATTACAACGGGTTTGGCGGTGCGCCGAACCGCTGACCGAGGACGCCACCGCGGACCGGGTGCGGTGGCAACTGGACGGCTGGTTGACCAGGCGGGGGCTGGGCCGGGCAGGCCCCACTGCGCCCATCACGGTGCTGCGATTGCACCCCGTCGAAGTGGTCTCGGCCGCGGCGCTGCAGCTGCCGTTGTGGGGGTCCTCCGGCGATGACGACCGGATGCGGGCCCGGCGGGCGCTGGTGCGGGTCCAGGGCCTGCTGGGGCCGGAGGCGGTGCAGGTGCCGGTGCTCAGTGGTGGGCGGGGGCCGGCCGAGCGCATCACCCTTACCCCGCTGGGGGATGAGGTGGTGCCGCTGAATGATCCGACGCAACCCTGGCCGGGACGGCTACCGGAGCCGGCCCCGGTGGTCCTGCTGGATGATCCGGTGGAACTTGTTGATGCACGCGGTGATTCGGTTCGGGTCACGGACCGGGGCATGTTCTCCACGGATCCCGTGGGGCTGACGGGGTCGGGCTATCGCGGGGTGTTGCGCTGGTGGGCGGGACCGTGGTCGGTCGACGAACGCTGGTGGGATCCGGAGCGCGGGAAAGGCCGCACGGCTCGAGCTCAGGTGCTGCTCGGGGGTGATGAGGAGAGCCGTGCGCTGCTGCTGTGCTACCGGCAGCGGCGGTGGTATGTGGAGGGCGTCTACGAATAG
- a CDS encoding NAD(P)/FAD-dependent oxidoreductase: MAAKAVIIGGGLIGLSIANSLTRRGLSDVVVLERHQLASGGTGKSSGIVRAHYGVPSIAAMAWRSLPVIEQLGDAVGFRQVGYTVLVGDENVDALSANTAMHQSLGVEVELIDTDTLQKLWPMLETSDVALASYEPRGGFADATQLALHFGQVARAAGARIGQNMPVARVVTAGDKVTGVMLENGDLITADLVIVANGWWSAKLLADMGIDFPIEAYRSELLIVDAGTPLPDLPVISDLISLQYCRVEGSGQFLVGNSDHADFQKKFVDPDSYSNVATEASVLAYGEKVMHRFPGFPEPAVTHTYAGVYDVPPDWNPVIAPIGGVDGLILAAGFAGHGFKISPAVGELVADLVFEGDSTDPDIPATDFRLERFAEGTPLNSLHPYVGAGEMR; this comes from the coding sequence ATGGCAGCAAAAGCAGTGATCATCGGCGGCGGCCTGATCGGGCTGTCGATCGCGAACTCCCTGACCCGGCGAGGACTCTCGGATGTCGTTGTGCTGGAACGTCATCAGCTGGCCAGCGGCGGCACCGGGAAGTCGTCGGGCATCGTCCGCGCCCACTACGGCGTGCCATCGATCGCCGCCATGGCCTGGCGCAGCTTGCCGGTGATCGAACAGCTGGGAGATGCCGTCGGGTTCCGGCAAGTGGGCTATACCGTTCTCGTGGGCGACGAGAACGTCGACGCCTTGAGCGCGAACACGGCGATGCACCAGTCGCTCGGTGTCGAGGTCGAACTGATCGACACCGACACCTTGCAGAAACTGTGGCCGATGCTCGAGACCTCCGATGTGGCACTCGCCTCGTACGAACCGCGCGGCGGATTTGCCGACGCCACCCAACTGGCCCTGCACTTCGGGCAGGTGGCCCGGGCGGCGGGCGCCAGGATCGGGCAGAACATGCCGGTCGCCCGCGTCGTGACAGCCGGCGACAAGGTCACCGGCGTCATGCTGGAGAACGGTGACCTCATAACCGCCGACCTGGTGATCGTGGCCAACGGCTGGTGGTCGGCAAAGTTGTTGGCCGACATGGGAATCGACTTTCCTATCGAGGCCTATCGATCGGAGCTGCTGATTGTGGACGCCGGCACACCGCTACCCGACCTACCGGTGATCTCTGATCTCATCAGCCTGCAGTACTGCCGCGTCGAAGGCTCTGGCCAGTTCCTGGTCGGAAACAGCGATCATGCGGACTTCCAGAAGAAGTTCGTCGACCCGGACAGCTACTCGAACGTCGCCACCGAGGCATCGGTCTTGGCTTACGGCGAGAAGGTGATGCACCGGTTCCCTGGGTTCCCCGAGCCGGCGGTCACCCATACCTATGCGGGTGTGTATGACGTTCCGCCGGACTGGAATCCGGTGATCGCCCCGATCGGCGGGGTCGACGGATTGATCCTGGCGGCCGGCTTCGCGGGCCATGGATTCAAGATCAGCCCCGCGGTCGGAGAGCTGGTCGCGGACCTGGTGTTCGAAGGCGACAGTACCGACCCCGACATCCCGGCCACCGACTTCCGGTTGGAACGGTTCGCCGAAGGTACCCCGCTGAACAGTCTGCATCCGTATGTCGGTGCGGGCGAGATGCGCTGA
- a CDS encoding nucleoside hydrolase, with protein MIGSEVATAQPVFADVDTGVDDAMALAYLLASADAELVGIASTAGNVPVDQVCVNNLGLLQLCGVGPIPVSRGSSVPLVAPLRTAEDTHGPRGLGYAELPEPNPESETGGVLTEYDAAEAWIQAAREYPGELIGLVTGPLTNFALALRREPALPRLLRRLVIMGGAFDYRGNTTPVSEWNISVDPEAAAEVFSVWGAAWGLEDPAHLPIVLGLNLTENIAMTPSLLSRLATAAGGPSSPMSVLDDRGTRSTSSNALIRVLEDAMRFYFEFHFDQGEGYLAHLHDPLAAAVALDPDIVRYQQATVDVELLGTLTRGMTVADWRGHWGRHPNAHIGVEVDPVAFFDRFIERVGRFAAGLP; from the coding sequence ATGATCGGGAGCGAGGTGGCTACGGCCCAGCCGGTTTTTGCTGACGTCGACACCGGCGTCGACGATGCGATGGCGCTGGCCTACTTGCTGGCCAGCGCCGACGCCGAACTGGTCGGCATCGCGTCGACCGCGGGCAACGTCCCGGTCGACCAGGTCTGCGTCAACAACCTCGGGTTGCTGCAGCTGTGCGGCGTCGGGCCCATCCCGGTGTCCCGGGGCTCGAGCGTCCCGCTGGTCGCGCCGTTGCGCACCGCAGAGGATACTCACGGCCCGCGGGGGTTGGGTTACGCCGAACTGCCCGAACCGAATCCAGAATCCGAAACCGGCGGCGTACTCACCGAGTACGACGCCGCCGAGGCGTGGATCCAGGCTGCACGCGAGTACCCCGGTGAGCTGATCGGCCTGGTCACCGGTCCGTTGACCAACTTCGCGCTGGCGCTGCGCCGGGAACCGGCACTCCCCCGGCTCCTGCGGCGGCTCGTGATCATGGGCGGCGCCTTCGATTACCGGGGCAACACCACGCCGGTGTCCGAATGGAACATCAGTGTCGACCCGGAGGCCGCCGCGGAGGTGTTCTCGGTCTGGGGCGCGGCGTGGGGCTTGGAGGATCCGGCACATCTGCCGATTGTGCTGGGGCTCAACCTGACCGAGAACATCGCGATGACGCCGTCACTGCTGAGCCGGCTGGCGACCGCAGCAGGCGGACCGTCATCGCCGATGAGCGTGTTGGACGATCGCGGGACGCGGTCCACGTCGTCCAACGCACTGATCCGGGTCCTGGAAGACGCCATGCGGTTCTATTTCGAGTTCCATTTCGACCAGGGCGAGGGCTACCTGGCGCACCTGCACGACCCGCTCGCGGCGGCGGTGGCCCTGGACCCCGACATCGTCCGGTACCAGCAGGCAACGGTCGACGTGGAACTGCTGGGCACGCTGACCCGCGGTATGACGGTGGCCGACTGGCGCGGGCATTGGGGACGTCATCCCAATGCCCATATCGGAGTCGAGGTGGACCCGGTGGCGTTCTTCGACCGGTTCATCGAGCGCGTCGGCCGCTTCGCCGCGGGGCTCCCCTAG
- a CDS encoding zinc ribbon domain-containing protein translates to MSTQLEDRPMMECEVCQLDVPAGEYCGLCGAPLSEHRHDGPHWLRARSFSAAPGQHLLRLSITSSLFPHLSPRSRTSFMIGLIALVLALVATALLRLPGALVAVAVLGLPVIFGIYLRESEFNRDAPRGNLWLTAGLAVALGVGWALLTGAAAARSYGIPLGAGIAAARMLRTGVGVTLGGLLLMQVPTLTIRLLRPGHRETLHGYAIGAHAAIYFTAAATLTRLAPQFDTGMVNRDRPMLGLLVEAGIRGLATPIIAATVGGLIGAALWFTRPPNKAHQHRGYVRLTLTLIAVIVAVVYALLGLIDMVQLPQVVQLAMYLALTGIALLALRVGLHLALLHEAHDDYNMDEPLLCTQCGHVVPDAPFCAACGAATRASSRAARRGQRSDRPVPADSMGVGLLPGYSLHATSYSAAPTRTTKRVQVTLIFVLVAVVVAALLVGVSGLLEKPAVRYVCPPECGHPPMGQPVTINPRFTAPDGSFSVAYPAAGSAYEVTKDDRGVLAKLLAGDGGMLQLFSRPAAGRKPKDIAAELITSSYPDAKTAYEIPNAMVGYQSGYGFVADWYPQGASRRFARMRLLVLVAVKNDLALIAAATGPYHPFGPDFGSGKPSAVGLQLALDMGQYVNSFSWRGDPPR, encoded by the coding sequence ATGAGCACGCAGCTCGAAGACCGGCCGATGATGGAGTGCGAGGTCTGCCAGCTGGACGTCCCGGCCGGCGAGTACTGCGGCCTGTGCGGCGCACCGCTCAGCGAACACCGCCACGACGGGCCGCACTGGTTGCGGGCACGGTCGTTCAGCGCCGCACCCGGACAGCATTTGCTTCGCCTGTCGATCACCAGCTCGCTGTTCCCGCACCTGTCCCCGCGATCACGCACATCGTTCATGATCGGGCTCATCGCTCTGGTACTGGCGCTGGTCGCAACCGCGCTGCTCCGCCTACCCGGCGCGCTGGTCGCGGTCGCGGTCCTCGGGCTGCCCGTGATCTTCGGAATCTATCTGCGGGAATCCGAATTCAACCGAGACGCACCACGCGGCAACCTGTGGCTGACCGCCGGCCTCGCCGTCGCTCTCGGCGTCGGTTGGGCTCTGCTCACCGGAGCCGCGGCCGCCCGGTCCTACGGCATCCCGCTGGGCGCGGGCATTGCGGCGGCTCGCATGCTGCGTACCGGCGTCGGCGTCACGCTCGGTGGCCTGTTGCTCATGCAGGTGCCCACGCTGACGATCCGGCTGCTCCGGCCCGGCCATCGAGAAACCCTGCACGGCTACGCCATCGGCGCCCACGCTGCCATCTATTTCACCGCGGCGGCGACCCTGACCCGGCTGGCCCCGCAGTTCGACACGGGCATGGTCAACCGCGACCGCCCAATGCTGGGCCTGTTGGTCGAGGCCGGAATCCGCGGCCTGGCCACCCCGATCATCGCGGCCACCGTCGGCGGTCTGATCGGTGCGGCACTGTGGTTCACCCGGCCGCCGAACAAGGCACACCAACACCGCGGCTACGTCCGGCTGACGTTGACCCTCATCGCGGTGATCGTCGCCGTGGTCTATGCGCTGCTCGGCCTCATCGACATGGTCCAGCTACCGCAGGTGGTGCAGCTGGCCATGTATCTGGCGCTCACCGGCATCGCGCTGCTGGCGTTACGCGTCGGGCTACACCTCGCGCTTCTCCACGAAGCACACGACGACTACAACATGGACGAGCCGCTGCTGTGCACCCAATGCGGCCACGTGGTGCCCGACGCCCCGTTCTGCGCGGCCTGCGGTGCCGCCACCCGCGCGTCGTCGCGGGCCGCGCGCCGTGGCCAGCGCAGCGACCGTCCGGTCCCCGCCGACAGCATGGGTGTCGGACTGCTCCCCGGCTATTCGCTGCATGCGACTTCCTACTCGGCAGCACCGACCCGGACCACCAAACGTGTTCAGGTGACGCTCATCTTCGTCCTGGTCGCCGTGGTGGTGGCCGCACTCCTGGTCGGGGTATCGGGGCTGCTCGAGAAACCGGCGGTGCGCTATGTGTGTCCGCCCGAATGCGGGCACCCGCCCATGGGCCAACCGGTGACCATCAATCCCCGGTTCACCGCACCCGATGGTTCGTTCAGCGTCGCCTACCCGGCAGCCGGATCGGCGTACGAGGTGACCAAGGACGACCGCGGCGTCCTGGCGAAGCTACTGGCCGGCGACGGTGGGATGCTCCAGCTGTTCAGTCGACCCGCGGCCGGACGGAAGCCGAAAGACATTGCGGCCGAACTGATCACCTCGTCCTACCCGGATGCCAAGACCGCCTACGAGATCCCGAACGCCATGGTCGGATACCAGTCGGGCTACGGCTTCGTCGCCGACTGGTATCCCCAGGGCGCAAGCCGCCGATTCGCCCGGATGCGACTGCTCGTGCTGGTCGCCGTCAAGAACGACCTGGCACTGATCGCCGCGGCGACGGGGCCGTACCACCCGTTCGGGCCGGACTTCGGATCCGGGAAACCGTCCGCGGTCGGCCTGCAACTGGCCCTCGACATGGGCCAGTACGTCAACAGCTTCAGCTGGCGCGGGGACCCGCCGCGCTGA
- a CDS encoding S53 family peptidase, whose translation MPPRTRTPSQRWLLALPLVAALALVFTLPIPGRQNAASDQPSGTIDGPFASLLASSTDLGLARPQRVRLTATLDADDRPDALINWADLQRLSVQWRPGDNWAVIEGDPGPMGTAFGVQVHDYRGRRGQEFYAAPQQPRLPTELHGTVAELGRILSYTPHHESTPPPRPLGVPERGLTPSHLLSAYRADKMAAAGYTGKGTTVVVFAFNGYDQADLDKFATTFGLPTFTPILVGGKLGEDHGETTMDLEVIHAVAPDAKLVVVNARPTVTGEGAYLKIGEMFEQTDRDFPGAIWSLSIGWGCDKLATAADLAPVRSALATAEAHGTTAFDASGDLAGLECKGGDDWDSPPGSGDVGLDSVASLPEMTNVGGSTLSTDADGQWVDEQAWFNVPLSQGTGGGVSALFDQPRWQAAAATQVDPKRSAGKRMTPDISAVADPYTGVKIVVGKEVVVGGGTSQAAPIWAGLTAIMNQHLIANGGRPVGALNPLLYRIATGAPHPAFRDITLGGNAVDTAGPGYDLVSGLGTPNLENLAADLLLLQKVTQ comes from the coding sequence ATGCCACCGCGGACTCGGACACCGTCACAGCGATGGCTGTTGGCCCTGCCCCTTGTCGCCGCCCTGGCTCTGGTCTTCACCCTGCCCATCCCGGGCCGGCAGAACGCGGCGTCAGACCAACCGTCAGGCACCATCGACGGTCCGTTCGCGTCGCTGCTGGCCTCATCGACCGATCTCGGACTCGCGCGTCCGCAACGCGTCCGGCTCACCGCCACGCTCGATGCCGATGATCGGCCGGATGCACTGATCAATTGGGCTGATCTGCAACGGCTTTCGGTCCAATGGCGGCCGGGTGACAACTGGGCCGTCATCGAAGGCGATCCCGGCCCCATGGGCACCGCCTTCGGCGTCCAGGTGCACGACTACCGCGGCCGGCGCGGGCAGGAGTTCTACGCCGCACCACAACAGCCCCGGCTTCCCACCGAATTGCACGGCACGGTCGCCGAATTGGGCCGGATCCTCAGCTACACGCCGCATCACGAATCCACCCCGCCGCCCCGGCCGCTCGGGGTGCCCGAACGCGGCCTGACCCCGAGCCACCTGCTCAGCGCCTACCGCGCCGACAAAATGGCCGCCGCCGGCTACACCGGTAAGGGCACCACCGTGGTGGTCTTCGCCTTCAACGGCTACGACCAGGCCGACCTGGACAAGTTCGCCACCACCTTCGGCCTACCCACATTCACGCCGATCCTCGTCGGCGGGAAGCTCGGCGAGGACCACGGCGAGACCACCATGGACCTCGAGGTGATCCATGCCGTCGCACCCGACGCCAAGCTGGTCGTCGTCAACGCCCGTCCCACCGTCACCGGCGAAGGTGCCTATCTGAAGATCGGCGAGATGTTCGAGCAGACCGACCGCGACTTCCCCGGCGCCATCTGGAGCCTGTCGATCGGCTGGGGTTGTGACAAGCTGGCCACCGCCGCCGACCTCGCGCCCGTCCGCTCGGCGTTGGCCACCGCGGAAGCACACGGCACCACGGCCTTTGACGCCAGCGGCGACCTGGCCGGACTGGAATGCAAAGGCGGCGATGACTGGGATTCGCCGCCAGGCTCAGGCGATGTCGGCCTGGATTCGGTGGCGTCACTGCCCGAGATGACCAACGTCGGCGGCAGCACCCTGTCCACCGACGCCGACGGCCAATGGGTGGACGAACAGGCCTGGTTCAACGTGCCGCTCTCCCAGGGCACCGGCGGTGGCGTCTCCGCCCTGTTCGATCAGCCGCGCTGGCAGGCGGCCGCGGCGACACAGGTCGACCCGAAACGCAGTGCCGGCAAGCGCATGACGCCGGACATCTCGGCCGTCGCCGACCCCTACACCGGCGTGAAAATCGTTGTCGGCAAAGAGGTTGTCGTCGGCGGCGGCACCTCACAGGCCGCCCCGATCTGGGCTGGGCTGACCGCCATCATGAATCAGCACCTCATCGCGAACGGAGGGCGGCCGGTCGGCGCACTCAATCCACTGCTGTATCGCATCGCCACCGGTGCTCCACACCCGGCGTTCCGCGATATCACCTTGGGCGGCAACGCCGTTGACACCGCGGGCCCGGGCTACGACCTGGTGAGCGGCCTCGGCACGCCGAACCTGGAGAACCTGGCGGCCGACCTGTTGCTGCTGCAGAAGGTGACGCAATGA
- a CDS encoding organic hydroperoxide resistance protein translates to MKALYTAEALATGEGRDGHGRTSDGKLDLDLAIPKEMGGSGNGTNPEQLFAIGYAACYHSALRLVAREVKADVTDSSVGARVSLGQLDNGGFGLAVELEITLPNLDHDAAQELADKAHQVCPYSNATRGNIDVAITVTDD, encoded by the coding sequence ATGAAGGCGCTCTACACCGCAGAAGCCCTGGCCACCGGCGAAGGTCGCGACGGCCACGGCCGCACCTCGGACGGCAAGCTCGACCTCGACCTCGCCATCCCGAAGGAGATGGGCGGCAGCGGCAACGGCACCAACCCCGAGCAGCTGTTCGCCATCGGCTACGCCGCCTGCTACCACTCGGCACTGCGTCTGGTCGCTCGCGAGGTCAAGGCGGATGTCACTGATTCGTCTGTGGGAGCGCGGGTTTCGCTCGGGCAGCTGGACAACGGCGGTTTCGGTCTGGCGGTCGAGCTGGAGATCACCCTGCCCAACCTGGACCACGACGCCGCCCAGGAGCTTGCGGACAAGGCCCACCAGGTGTGCCCCTACTCCAACGCCACCCGCGGCAACATCGACGTCGCGATCACCGTCACCGACGACTGA
- a CDS encoding MarR family winged helix-turn-helix transcriptional regulator encodes MDALTLDRQLCFALYSASRAMTAAYRPILSELNLTYPQYLVLLVLWEEDRVTVGRLGERLQLDSGTLSPLLKRLEANGFIRRERSQQDERQVEVTLTSAGRKLEAKAQCIPEKLGAQTGITEREAADLRDAIRRLTDALTASH; translated from the coding sequence GTGGACGCACTCACCTTGGACCGACAGCTCTGCTTCGCCTTGTACTCGGCGTCGCGGGCCATGACGGCCGCCTACCGGCCGATCCTGTCCGAGCTGAATCTCACCTACCCGCAGTATCTGGTGCTGCTGGTGTTGTGGGAAGAGGATCGGGTCACGGTCGGGCGGCTGGGTGAGCGGCTACAGCTGGATTCGGGGACTCTCTCACCGCTACTGAAACGGTTGGAAGCCAATGGATTCATCCGTCGTGAACGGTCGCAGCAGGATGAGCGTCAGGTTGAGGTAACCCTCACCTCCGCCGGCCGCAAGCTCGAAGCCAAGGCCCAGTGCATTCCCGAGAAGCTGGGCGCTCAGACCGGCATCACCGAGCGGGAAGCGGCGGACCTGCGCGACGCGATCCGCCGATTGACCGATGCGCTGACCGCATCGCACTGA
- a CDS encoding allantoate amidohydrolase, which produces MPDTVTSLLAEIAATGVDNQRGGYTRPVYSTAELDLRSWFVAQATKRGLDVETDRNGIIWAWSGEVGDGAVVTGSHLDSVPGGGAYDGPLGVASALVAFDLLTARGVGGRRAIAVFPEEEGSRFGVACLGSRLLTGTIDPDRARALTDSSGTTFAEASRCAGIDPAHLGADPESLGRIGTFVELHVEQGRGLTDLRRPVAVASSILGHGRWRLSFAGEGNHAGTTLMDDRADPMVAAARLITAVQTLARAISGARATVGRVTPVPGGTNVIASRVDLWLDARHPDDAVTKFLVHEIAEAANVAAVSEGCSVTMTEESFSPTVDFDPQLRNSLSTVLDDAPILGTGAGHDAGVLKDYASTAMLFVRNPTGVSHAPAEAVENADAEAGSVALADSLQHLIESQSPPPDGAARRLLTVDIDALWLTGGERRNATSQCGHHP; this is translated from the coding sequence ATGCCCGATACCGTCACCTCCCTGCTAGCCGAGATCGCCGCCACCGGCGTCGACAACCAGCGCGGCGGCTACACGCGACCGGTCTATTCGACGGCTGAGCTCGATCTGCGGTCGTGGTTCGTCGCGCAGGCGACAAAGCGCGGCCTCGATGTCGAGACAGACCGCAACGGGATCATCTGGGCCTGGTCGGGCGAAGTCGGCGACGGCGCCGTCGTCACCGGCAGCCACCTGGATTCGGTACCCGGAGGCGGCGCGTACGACGGGCCACTCGGGGTCGCGTCGGCGCTGGTCGCTTTCGACCTGCTGACCGCCCGCGGCGTCGGCGGGCGGCGGGCCATCGCCGTATTCCCCGAGGAGGAAGGCTCGCGCTTCGGGGTCGCGTGCCTGGGTTCGCGGCTGCTGACCGGAACGATCGATCCGGACCGGGCCCGAGCACTCACCGACAGCAGCGGCACCACCTTCGCCGAGGCAAGTCGTTGCGCCGGAATCGATCCGGCGCATCTGGGGGCTGACCCAGAATCGCTCGGGAGGATCGGGACGTTCGTCGAACTCCACGTCGAACAGGGCCGCGGGCTGACTGATCTGCGCAGGCCGGTGGCCGTCGCCTCATCGATCCTCGGTCACGGCCGATGGCGGCTGTCCTTTGCCGGCGAAGGCAACCACGCCGGCACCACACTCATGGACGACCGCGCGGACCCCATGGTCGCCGCCGCCAGGTTGATCACGGCCGTACAAACGCTGGCACGCGCCATCAGCGGCGCCCGCGCCACGGTCGGCCGGGTCACCCCGGTTCCCGGCGGGACCAATGTCATTGCCTCTCGCGTGGACCTCTGGCTGGATGCGCGTCACCCCGATGATGCGGTAACCAAGTTCCTGGTGCACGAGATCGCGGAGGCGGCCAACGTTGCCGCCGTCAGCGAAGGATGCAGTGTCACCATGACCGAGGAATCATTCAGTCCCACAGTTGATTTCGACCCACAACTTCGGAACAGTCTGAGCACGGTACTCGATGACGCCCCGATCCTGGGAACCGGAGCCGGCCATGACGCCGGCGTTTTGAAGGACTACGCCAGCACCGCGATGTTGTTCGTGCGCAACCCCACCGGCGTCTCCCACGCCCCGGCCGAAGCTGTCGAGAACGCTGATGCCGAAGCCGGTTCGGTCGCCCTTGCCGATAGCCTGCAGCACCTCATCGAGTCCCAGTCCCCACCACCGGACGGTGCCGCGCGTCGTCTGCTGACAGTGGACATTGATGCGTTATGGCTGACAGGTGGAGAACGACGAAACGCTACTTCGCAATGCGGGCACCACCCGTAA